One genomic window of Lepeophtheirus salmonis chromosome 5, UVic_Lsal_1.4, whole genome shotgun sequence includes the following:
- the LpR1 gene encoding low-density lipoprotein receptor-related protein 8 isoform X7 → MSCNADNEFSCGDGYCIKKYWRCDGDVDCPDASDERDCPEISSSGNFSDENIIVKCKDTEFQCLSRNHCIHRTWLCDKDTDCPDGSDESVQQCGTRNKCRTDQFKCVNGDCIPGHLQCSGAPECIDNSDEENCNFANGESSLGCDADKEFDCVGDGRMCVPLEQVCDKMNNCGNWADESHEKCNINECKTNNGGCDQTCIDLPIGYKCGCKSGYHLTSNHTCEDVDDCLTPGTCSQICYNRPGTFKCDCLEGYSRDLRDSTRCKANEGHPSLLFAHKVDIRKISLDRNDMTSIVNSTRSSCALDFVFRTGMIFWSDEVTQKIYKAPIDEGNKKEVVVDHNIVIADGLACDWIYNHIYWTDTGTNSINLAEFDGRLISTIIVDDLEEPRSIALHPAKGWMFWSDWGEDPKIERAGMDGSHRETIISETLRWPNGITLDLVLDKLYWIDAKLNIVGSSDLDGSNSRVVYYSKQNLKHPFSISIFEDWMYWTDWERKAIFRANKFNGKDVEPLSSLHLKQVPMVIHVYHPYRQKDSINHCLPLNGRCSHVCVPAPQFTKDSAKTACVCPNGLRLSHDNLNCVHDPNYVPHRDSRLFKLSEKSRFNDSFHLSKYFNHNEYYLGPRSSLNETYKKSEKNSQVVSPLPNGNNETAGFMAGVAIGIGAGVILLLFLVLMAIYRCFWYKSLQSINFDNPVYRKASEEGNGSRGGRNSSSPGAALLGMTIEREQSSFPQRNLTTLTLSSDISEATEIQPLNSNDTHMCSSEEVINS, encoded by the exons gACTGTCCCGAAATCAGTTCCAGTGGTAATTTCAGTGATGAGAACATTATTGTTAAATGTAAGGACACAGAGTTTCAATGTTTGAGTCGTAATCACTGCATACATCGAACCTGGCTCTGCGACAAGGACACAGATTGTCCAGACGGCTCTGACGAATCTGTTCAACAATGTGGTACACGGAACAAATGTCGAACTGATCAATTTAAATGTGTTAATGGGGACTGTATACCTGGGCATTTACAGTGCTCAGGAGCGCCTGAATGCATTGACAATTCGGATGAGGAGAACTGCA ACTTTGCGAATGGAGAGTCCTCCCTTGGATGTGATGCAGATAAAGAATTTGACTGTGTAGGTGATGGTCGAATGTGTGTCCCCTTGGAACAGGTATgtgataaaatgaataattgtggAAACTGGGCGGATGAGTCACATGAGAAGTGTAATATCAACGAATGTAAAACCAATAATGGAGGATGTGATCAG aCGTGTATAGACTTACCAATTGGATACAAATGTGGTTGCAAATCCGGATATCATCTAACTTCAAATCATACATGTGAAG ACGTGGATGACTGCCTAACGCCTGGAACATGCTCACAAATCTGCTACAATCGTCCTGGAACCTTCAAATGCGATTGCTTAGAAGGATATTCTAGAGATCTTCGTGATTCTACTCGTTGTAAAGCCAATGAAGGGCATCCATCTCTTCTGTTTGCACATAAAGTGGATATTCGTAAAATATCTCTGGATCGTAATGATATGACCTCCATTGTCAACTCAACTCGAAGCTCGTGTGCATTGGACTTTGTTTTTAGAACGGGAATGATTTTTTGGTCAGATGAAGTCACGcagaaaatatataa AGCACCCATTGATGAAGGTAATAAGAAAGAAGTTGTTGTGGACCACAACATTGTCATAGCGGATGGTCTTGCATGCGACTGGATCTATAATCACATCTATTGGACAGATACGGGAACAAATTCAATTAATCTAGCCGAATTTGACGGACGTCTCATTTCCACCATCATCGTTGATGATTTGGAAGAGCCACGATCCATTGCATTACATCCTGCTAAAGG CTGGATGTTTTGGTCGGATTGGGGTGAGGATCCAAAAATTGAGAGAGCAGGTATGGATGGATCTCATCGAGAGACGATCATTAGTGAAACATTGCGTTGGCCCAATGGGATTACATTGGACCTCGTTCTGGATAAGCTCTATTGGATCGATGCAAAACTTAATATTGTGGGTTCATCAGATTTAGACGGATCGAATAGTCGTGTTGTATATTACTCGAAACAGAATTTGAAGCATCCTTTTAGTATAAGTATCTTTGAAGACTGGATGTATTGGACAGACTGGGAGCGGAAGGCTATTTTTAGAGCTAATAAATTTAATGGAAAGGACGTAGAACCACTTTCGTCACTCCATTTA AAGCAAGTCCCAATGGTCATCCACGTCTATCATCCATACAGGCAAAAGGATTCCATTAATCACTGTCTTCCTCTCAATGGTCGTTGTTCGCATGTTTGTGTTCCTGCACCACAGTTCACTAAAGATTCGGCAAAGACTGCTTGTGTATGTCCAAACGGACTTAGACTATCACATGATAATTTGAATTGCGTCCATGATC cCAATTATGTTCCTCATCGTGATTCTCGCCTGTTTAAGCTTTCTGAAAAGAGTCGATTTAATGACTCCTTTCatctttccaaatattttaatcataatgaaTACTATTTAGGTCCAAGATCATCTCTCAATG AAACTTATAAAAAGTCTGAAAAAAATTCGCAGGTGGTCTCCCCCCTGCCAAATGGGAATAACGAGACTGCCGGATTCATGGCTGGAGTAGCTATCGGTATTGGGGCTGGCGTCATACTCTTACTTTTCCTA GTACTCATGGCGATCTATCGTTGTTTTTGGTACAAATCTCTTCAATCAATCAACTTTGATAACCCTGTATATCGCAAGGCATCAGAAGAAGGCAATGGATCTCGTGGAGGTCGAAACTCTTCATCGCCAGGGGCTGCACTTTTGGGGATGACTATAGAAAGAGAACAAAGCTCTTTTCCGCAAAGGAATCTGACGACACTAACACTGAGTTCGGACATATCAGAG GCGACAGAAATACAACCCTTAAATAGTAACGACACACACATGTGTTCATCAGAGGAGGTCATCAATTCGTGA